TATACCGGCGAAGAGTTCGTCCTCACCCGCGAACTCAGCGCTCCGCGCGAGCTGGTCTATCGCTCCTGGACCGAGCCTGAGCGGCTGGAGAAATGGTTTGGTCCTGTCGGTACAAAGCTCATCATCAAGCGCGCCGACATCCGCGAGGGCGGCCACTTTGTCTACGGCATGCAGCTTCCCGACGGCAACACGATGTGGGGCCGCTGGACCTTCCGCGACCTGACGCCCTTCTCACGCATCGTCCTGGTGACGTCTTTCGTCGACGAGAATGAGCAACCCATTGCTCCTCCCATGGCGAAGGACTTCCCCATCGAGATGCTCTCCACCACCACGTTTGAAGAGCGCGGCGGAAAGACCCTCGTGACCCTGCGTTCGCGAGCCATGTATGCCAGTCCGGCACAACAGCAGACCTTCGCCGGCTTCTTTCAGAGCATGGAACAGGGTTGGGGTGGAACTTTCGGACAGCTCATCGCCTATCTGGAACGCGAGCAAGGCTAGCACGTCAACTTTTTCCTGCTCAAAGCAAAAGGGCGGTGGCCGAAGCCACCGCCATTTGTTTTGGTTGGGTTCGCTTAGAACACGATGCGGCCAGAGAACTGGAACTGGCGCACCTGGTAAGCGTAGTTGCTGTTTACACCCGACGACGATGGGATACCGAAGCTAGTTGCCTGGTAGGTCAGCGTGGTTGTGCCTGATCCCATGTTGTATGCGGTGGAGCCTACACCGGTCACATTCTGGTGGTTGGCAAGGTTGAAACCTTCAGCCATGAGCTGGAAGGTGTACTTCTCGTGCAGTTTGAAGTCCTTCTGCAAACGGGCGTCGATAACAATGGCGCGCGGCATGTAGAAGCTGTTACGTCCAAGCTGCGGAATGTAGGTTACGCCCGTTCCGCCAAGACCGGAGGAATAGGGTACGAGGCAGCCGGTAGTTGCCGTTGTGGCAGCGCATCCAGAGCTCTGGTTAGGACCGGTACCGCTAACACCTGCGGAATAAGGAAGACCGGTCTGCGCCTGAATCAGCGGTTTGATTGACCAGCCATTTGTGAGGTAGCCAAGACCGGTGTCATCCTTCCGGCCAGGAATGTTGAAGATTGCCCAGCCGACGAGGCGGTGGCGGATATTAAGACTGGAATTTCCGTAGTTGCTGCGCGGGTTGGCGTACGGGTCATACCAGTTGTTGGCGCCAGCTGTGGTGAACTGGTTCTGGCTGTAATCCAGAGCATGTGCCCAGGTGTAGTTGGCGTCGTAGCTCAGCCACTTGCCGGAGCGGCGGGTGATATCTACTGTCAGAGCGTTATAGCTGGAGTTGACATTGCTGAGCACGCCGGTGATGGCGTTGTATGTCGGGTTAAGGGTATTGAACTTCGTTCCAGAACTGCTGACGAAACGGTTTGCATAGACCTTGCTGGTGAGCACAGTGCCGCAGGCCAGCGGGCCGCAGTTGCCACTACCGGTGACGGTGTAGCTCTGGGTGAAGGTCTGTGTCGGATCGAGGTTGTAGTTCAGGTAGTTCGGCAGCTCGCGACCCAGGGAGCCCATGTAGGCGAGGGTGAGAACATTGTTTTTCCCGAGATCTTGCTGCACCGTCAGATCAAACTGTTCGGCGTAAGGATTCTGCAGATTGTTGGCGAGGTAAAAAATGCTGGGATTGCTGGGAGGATTTCCGCTACCCAGAATGTTTGGGAGCTTGACTCCTGAGGTGTTGTAGTAGGTAAACGCAGCCTGCGCGTTTGTTGAGCCAGTGTTGGCATATGTATTCAACAAAACGCCATTCGGGACACGGCCATAGTAGAGGCCGAAACCGCCGCGGACAACCGTCTTGCCACGGCCAAACGGATCATAGGCGAAGCCAATGCGCGGTGCGATGTTGTTCTTGTCTGAGGGATGCTGTGCGGTCTGAGGAGCGGTGATGGCGAACGAATACGGCGCCGGGATCGACTCGTAGTCGTAGCGAACGCCAAGATTCAGGGTGAGGTTCGGACTCAGCTTCCAATCGTCTTGAGCAAAGAACCCGTAGTCGATGGTCTTCAGATCGAAGTTCGGGCGGCCGAGGCCCTGATTGATGCTGCTATAGCAGGGGTAGACAGTGGTTGCGTTAGCAGCCGCGAAGGCAGGGGTCGACCCTGTACTCGAGGCGCAGGCGCCGTTGGGGACGATGATGTCGGCCAAAAAGTTGGCGATCGATCCATAGCTATAGGAGCCGTTGCTCTGGTACAGGTTATTGAAGACATCGTAGTTCTGCAGGATATCCGTACCGAAGCGCAGAGTGTGCTTACCGAAGCTATACGAAGCTGTGTCGCCGATCTGCCATTTACGCTCGTCCGGATACGATGTGCGATAGCTGTAATACTGCGAACCTGCATTGAAACCCACACTGGTAAAGACACCAACGGCGGGGACATTGCCATTAGTTCCGGTGAAGTGGCTCTTGGAGTAGTCGGTGTAGGGCTGCTGACCTTCCCAATTGAGTTCGCGGCCGTACATGTAGCGAAGTTCATTGGTCATCTTCGAGGAGATCAGCGAGTCAAGTTTTGCGACGCCGTAGTCGAGCTTCACAAAATCCGTGCCGAAGCTGTCGCGGGCATACGAAACAGCCGCCTGGGTCTGAACGCCACCTGGCGAATCCCAGCGCAGACGGTGATAGAGGAAGCTGACATGGTGCTTGGGTGTGATCTGCCAATCCAGCTTCGGAGTGTTGATGTTCTGGTTGCCGTAACGCGGCACTTGGCCAAGTTCAGTTGCAAGTTCGTTCAGAGCGGAGGTGAACCGTGCCTGAGTTACGCCACGAGCGGCCAGACCGGCCGGCAACGCAGTATTGAAAAAGCTGGTGGGGTCGGCAGCAACGGCAACACCCGGGAAGTTGCGGCGGAACTCGTCAAACGCATAGAACCAGAAAAGTTTGTCCTTGATTAGTGCACCGCCGACTCCGAAGCCGAACTGGTTGCGCTTGTCCTTCGGACGGAAGGGAATCAGATCTGTCTTACCGGTGCTGGTGTTGAAGCTCGGAAAATTGACCTTCGGGTTGATGGACGAGAGCTTATCGTTACGGTGATAGAAGTACACCTCACCGTGCAGGCTGTTGGTACCGCTCTTGGTAACGGAGTTCACCACGCCGCCTACAGCCCGTCCATATTCAGCCGAGTAGACGCCGGTATTGACCTGAAACTCACGAACGGCGACCTGCGAGGTGGAGTAGCCGGCGCGGGTACGGCCGCGCTCTTCACCGAAGAAGGCCTGATTGTCATCGGTGCCGTCGATCTGCACGTTGTTCAGAACGGCCGAGATCGCGCGGAAGCTCAGCAGGCCGAAGCCCGAAGCGTCATTGGTGACACCGGGAGTGACCAACGCGAGCGACGACCAGCGGCGGTTGTTAATCGGGATATTCTCAATTTCGGTGTTGCTCAGGTGGCCGCCGTAGGTGGCCGAGGCGAAATCGATGGCCGGGATATCGGCGACAACCTCGACCGTCTGTTCGGTCTTACCGGCGCTCAGGTGCGGATTCAGTGTGGTGACCTGGCCTACCTGAACGACAACCTGCGTCGTCTTGGAGGCTGCAAAGCCGGCCATATCCACGGTTACGGTATAGGTTCCAGGAGGAAGAAGCGGAGCTCTGTACTCGCCGCTGGATTCGCTGGTCAGGACAACGTCCTGGTTGGTCCCGTCGTTATGGATCGTAATCTTCGCGTTGCTGACGACCGCGTCCGTCGTATCGAACACGGTGCCGGCGATCGCACCCTGTGTGGTGGACTGCGCCACCGCGTTCAGACTCACACCAAGGATGGCCGCACTGGCCAAGCTAAGAAAGCCTCTTAATTTACTCATCCTGCCTCCAAAAAAACATCAAAACGCCAACCATCGTTCCGGTTGGGAGCCACTTACACAACTTTCAGGAAAAGGGCACTACTTCTACCATGGCACACCACCATGAATGGGTTGTAAACAGTAATTTGTGGGCGTTTTTCATGTCGGTGAACCTTCGGTACACTAAGTAAGTTGAGGAAGTTGAGGAAAACGCGGTCTGAATGTTTATTGATGAGGCGAAAATCCGGGTAAAAGCAGGCGATGGAGGCAATGGCTGTATGGCCTTCCGCCGCGAGAAGTTCGTCCCCCGGGGAGGCCCGTCAGGCGGTGACGGCGGTCATGGCGGCGATGTCTATATGACCAGCTCCGCCAGCCACAACACGCTGGTGCACTTCCGCTTCAACCCCGAGTACAAAGCCGGCCGCGGCACCCACGGCGAGGGCTCCAACTGCTCCGGCGCCGCCGGTAAGCCCATCACGCTGAAGGTTCCCATCGGGACGCAGGTCTACGACGAAGAGACTGGCGCGCTGGTTCACGACTTCACCCATGTGAATGAGACCATCTGCATCGCCCGCGGCGGCCGCGGCGGACGTGGCAACCAGCACTTTGCTACCTCGACCCATCAGGCTCCGCTCGAGCATGAGCTCGGCCGTTCCGGGGAAGAACGCCATTACCGCCTGGAACTGAAGCTGCTCGCGGATGCAGGTCTTGTCGGTTATCCCAATGTTGGCAAATCCACGCTGATCTCCCGTCTCAGCGCCGCCAAGCCGAAGATCGCGAACTATCCCTTCACGACGCTCGAGCCCAACCTGGGTGTGGTGAAGATCGGCGAGTATCCGCACACCTCGTCGTTCACGATTGCGGATGTTCCAGGGCTGATCGAAGGCGCATCGCAGGGTGCGGGACTCGGCATCCAGTTCCTGCGCCACATCGAGCGCACCTCGGTATTAGTGCACCTGGTCGATGTCTCGGACGGCAGCGGCCGCGAGAACCCGGTTGACGACTTCAAGACCATCACCAAAGAGCTGGCGGAGTTCGGCCACGGCCTCGACTCCAAGCCGACCATCATCGTCGCCACCAAGATGGATGCCGCCAATCCGGAGAAGCTCAAGAAGCTGCAGGCCTACGCCAAGCGCCGCAAGCTTCCCTTCTATGCCATCTCGGCGGTCACCGGTGAGGGCCTTGATCCGCTGAAGTACGCCATCGCCAAGCTGGTGGACGAGCATCGTCCTGACCCAGCCAGCGAAGCAGACTACGTCGCGCCCACGCTTCCGAAGCCCTTCCCGCCGCCACCCCCCAGCGCCCGGAGCCGCTAGTGATTGAATGATGGAATAACGGAATAAAATCCTTCCATTATTCAATTTGCCGTTATTCCATCATTCAATTCTCTTCATGGCGGTGAATCGAATGATTGAAGAATTGAATGATTGAATAAAAGCCCGGTCCAGCAAACAGGGCATCATTCAATCATTCCATTATTCCCTCATTTAATTACTTCATGGCATCACAGCGGCTCTCTGCTGCAACAGGAACGGCACTCGCTGTGCATCGTTTCCGGGCACTGCCGCCAGCGGCGAGCCTTCATATCTGGTGTACGGTCCATCGGCGACAACAATCTCAACACTTGCTACCTGAGCAGGAATCCTCCCACCAAACCACCGCGCATCTTCCTGCTGCTTCCAGGTCACGGCGCCCAGCTTCGCTCCTGCAGGATAGGCTCCATCCGCGTGGGAACGTGCGTAGTTCACCGCTATGTCGTCGCCATAGAGCGTGGTCATGGTTCCTCCGGGATTGATCCACGAAGTAATCACACGCCCCGATCTTGGATTCCACGAAAGTCCGCCATGGACTTCCGCCTCGCGGTTGAGCTGCGGGAACACCGTTTTGGGTGGATTCGGCGAGCAGCCGGAGAGAAGCAAAACAACTGACATTGCTGCGAGTAGTTGTTTCATTTTCACTGTGCACCTCCAATCGGCATGGTGTAGACATGGTCGCTATGGGCCACCGGTTCATGGCAACTGATGCATTCGTTCTGAAACGCCGCGTCTTTCCCGTATGGCTTCAGATCATCGCCACGCCACCGCCCCCATCCCCAGCCTTCGGCCGAAGCATACTTTTTGCTGTCTTTGATCATGAGCTCCACCTGCTGAAAGGCACCGGTGGTGATGCCGCCCTTACCGTCCGGCTGCTGTAACCATGCCACCTTGGCGAAGACCGTCCCGTCGGGCCAGTTATCGATTTTTCCGTCGGCAATTGCCTTGAGCGCGATGTCGTTGCCGAGAATCTGACGCATGGTGTGGTTATCCCAGCGTTCCGTGCTGCTGACCGGCTTCCAGTTCTTGTACTCCGGCAGGAACGGTACGCCGTTCCACTCGGGCTGTACCTGCATATCAGGCTCTGCCTGCATCGGCTTGCCGTTGCTCGCGATCCAGTGCTGGAACTGGGTGTCCGCAGCGGCGGCAGGCGCGGGTGCAGAAGCCTGTGCCGGCGGAGTCTCAAGGTAGTGCCGCAGGGTTGCCAGCTCGTCCGGCGTGACTCCGGCATCGCGGTGAACCGCCAGATATCGCGGCAACGGCATGGAGCCAAGCTGGACCGTGTTCACGCTTTCAAACAGCATCCCGCGCTGGACAGCCTCAGCCTTCGCTCCAATGGTGGAGAAGTTCAAATGCTCACGCGCTTCCAGCACGTCGCTTCGTACGATCCAATACGCCGGAGCGAGGTTGTCATACCAGGGCAGTTTTGTCTCGTTCGAGTGGCAGCTATAGCACCGCTGCCGCAGAATCTGTTTCACATTATCCGGAGCCTGGATCTCGGCTGTTACCGGAGGAGATTCCAGCTTCGGATGATAGGCCTGCATCGCACCGCCAATTAGTAAAAGGACGATGCCAGTCCCCGTCAGAAAACGCATTCGAGTCATCTCGTACCTCAATCTCTCGGATGTCCGACATCGCAACCTGGTGGCAGGTTTCTTCTACCTTTTATTCAGCTCTTAAGCTCACCGCCCGGCCCTGAAACCTTTCGCCTGCCTGGTGCGTCCAGCGTAATATCTGTACATCTTTCTCGACACGTCTCTGTGCGGCACGGTTCCGCAGTGTGCAGACGTCTCTCTTCTGCTGTTGCACCACAACCTGACGAGGGCTCTCAATGATTCGTTCCCGCATTCGCCGTGGTGTTTCCGCGGTCCTGTTGTTGACGGCACTTCCCGGCATAGCTCAGCGCCGTGCCACCGGCTCAGATGCACCCAACGCCGCCGGCCCTGTGCCGACCATCGCGCAGCGCACCGCCTCTCTTGAAAAGAAAGACGGCTTCTTCCCGATCTACTACGAGGCAAAGACGGCGCACCTGTTCCTCGAAATCCGTGAATGGAACAAGCAGTTTCTCTATGCCAAGCACAGTGCTTCGGGGACCGGAGCGGGCGTCAATCGCGGAGCCATCCAGCAGGGCCAGGTCGTTCACTTCTCGCGCATTGGGCCGAAAGTAATGCTCGCCGCCGAAAACGAGCGCTGGATTACGAAGAGCGGAGAACCTGCGCAGGAGGAGGCCTTCCGCGATGGTTTCCCTCAGTCCATCATCGGCGGCTTCACCATCGCTGCCGAAGATGAAAACGGTGCGGTTCTGGTGGATGCGACCGACTTTCTCATGCGCGATGCTCTCGGCTACGCATCACGCCTTGGCACAGGCTTTCGCCTCGATTCGTCGCGCTCTTCCATCATCGAAGAGCATACGAAGAACTTCCCGAAGAACACCGAGATCGAAACCCTGCTGACCTTCGGCAAAGAACCCGCGGGAGGTTTCGGCTTCGGCGGCGGGGAAGGCGCCAGCGGTCTCGCAGCGGTGTCGCCCGACGCCAACAATGTCAGCCTCAGCATTCGGCAGTCGCTCATTGAGCTTCCCGACGGCAACTACAAGCCGCGCCTCTGGGATCAGCGCGCCGGTCAGCTTGTGAACACGGTTTACTCTGATTGGTCGAAGCCTCTCGGTGAGTCACGCGAGACGCATCTCATCACGCGCTTCCGTCTCGTCAAGAAGAATCCCAGCGCCGAAGTCTCTGACCCTGTCGAGCCCATCCGTTACTACGTCGATCGTGGAGCGCCCGAGCCCATTCGCACGGCACTACTCGAAGGTGCGCGCTGGTGGTCTGACGCCTTTCTCGCCGCGGGTTTCTCCAATGCCTTCAAGGTGGAGCTCCTGCCGGAAGGCGCCGATCCCTATGACATTCGCTACAACGTCATTATGTGGGTACCTGAAGAGCAGAGGGGCTACTCCAACGGCGCCTGCATCTACGATCCCCGCACCGGCGAGTCCATCAAGTGCGAGGTCACCCTGACCACCGGCCGCGAGCGCCAGGACTACCTCATCACCGAAGCTTTGCTCTCGCCGTACAAGAACGGCGACAAGCCCGATCCGCAGCAGCTCGCCATGGTACTGCAGCGTATGCGCCACCTGGCGGCGCACGAGTCCGGCCACACCATTGGCCTCGGTCATAACCATGCGTCGTCCGCCTTCGGTCTCGGCGGCTCGGTCGATGACTATCCCTTCCCGAATATTCAACTGGATGCCAAGGGCAATATCGACCTTACGCACGCATACCAGCCAGGCCTCGGCGAATGGGATAAGTTGACGGTCAACTACCTCTATCATCAGTTCCCACCCAGCTACACACCTGCGCAGGAGAAGGCGGGCCTTGAAAAGATCCTGCAGGATGGCATGAAGAAGGGTATGTACTTCATGACCGATAACGGCCCTTCCACGGTTCATCCGCACTCGTCGCAGTGGGACAACGGCCCCGACTCGGCGAAGGAGCTCGATCGCCTATGGAAGGTCCGCTCGGTGGCCATGAAGAACTTCTCTGATGCTGCCATCAAGCCAGGCCGTCCGATGGCGGAGCTTGAAGACACCCTCGTTCCCGTCTATCTGATTCATCGCTATCAGGTCGAAGCTGCGGCACAGTCTATTGCCGGCGAAGACTGGCGTTATGCCGTTCGTGGCGACGGCCAGCAGGTCGCGCCGATGGTCTCGCCCGAAGCTCAGCGAGCGGCCCTGAAGTCGATCCTCGCAACGCTGAATCCCGCGGAGCTTACACTGCCCGAGTCCATCGTTGCCCTGATGCCGCCGCGTCCTCCGTCACTGCCGCGCACGCGCGAGAGCTTTACCGGCTATGCGGGAGACGCCTTTGACCCGGTTGCTCCGGTTCGTGCCGCCGCGACCATCACGCTCGATGCTCTTCTTGATCCCGAGCGCGTCGTCCGTCTCACCCAGTTCCACGCGCGCGATGCAAAGATGCCCTCGCTCACTGAGCTGGTTGATGCCACCATCGATGCGACATGGAAGGTGCCGGCGCAGACCGGTCTGGCCGAGGAGTCGAAGTTCGCCATCGACTACGCTGTGCTGGAACATCTGCAGGCTCTCAGCACCAGCAGCGATGCAACGCCCGAGGTAAAGGGCATCGCCCAACAAGCCATCGCCAAACTCCGTAGTTACGCCGCCGATCAGGCAAAGAACGAAAGCCTGAGTCCGGAAGCAAAGGCCTTCTATGCGGCTGCCTTTGCTCCCACGGGCGGAGGCGCCGGCGGAGCGCGTGGTGGGGCTGCTGCACCAGCAGTCACTCCCGCACCTGGTCCCGGAGCACGCAGGCCAAGCGGCGATCACAACCAGATCCCTGCCGGAGCTCCTATCTAGAGTCGAAGCAGTAGAGCAACGGAATGCCCCAATGTCTCCATGACAATGGGGCATTCGGTTTTGGAGCTAACCTGGTGCTGATTTCTTTATGCTTGTATTGCAGTTCCCGTCTAAGGGAGCGAGGTACATGACAACTATGCTGCGATCTCGATGGTTTGCTCCGGCACTGCACGTTATTCTCTTTGCCGCTACATAGGCATTAGCTCTCGGCCAACCGAAGCCTCTCCTTGATGGACCGGCGAGTTGGAGCTTCCTACCGCTGTTTTTTGCTGACCTTCCAATCTCGTTATTTGGCTTCTCGGCGATGTGGGATGGAAAGTGAACCTACGGAATCTGGTTATGGGCGATACTCGGGACTATCTGGTGGTACTTTCTGGGCCGATGGATCCAGAACATTTACGTCTCGCTCTCAACCAGCAACTAGGAACTAGCAACCAGCAACTAGAATTCAATCCCCCGCTGCGCCAGAATGCCTTTCTGATACGCATGTTTCACTTCGCGCATTTCCGTTACGGTATCCGCAATTTCCACCAGTGACTTGTGGGCATTGCGTCCGGTCAGGATCACATGCACCATCTCCGGCCGCTGCAACAGTGTTTCCACCACCGGTTCCGGGGCGAGCATGCCGTAGCTGATGACGTAATTGATCTCGTCGAGCACCACCAGGTCCCAGTCGCCGGAGAGGATCGCCTCCCGAGCCTGCGCCCAGCCCTCTTCCACCATGCGGATATCTTCGGGATCGGTCTCCGCTCCGCCCACCTTCACGAAGCCGCGGCCAAGCTGTTTGATCTGGAAGTCCTCACCGAACGTCGCGATGGAGTCCTGTTCGCCGTGATGCCAGCTCCCTTTCAGAAACTGCAGCACCAGTACCCGCATGCCATTGCCGGCGGCGCGCAGAGCGGTTCCCAGGGCGGCGGTTGTCTTGCCTTTACCTGGACCGGTATTGATCAGGATCAGTCCACGCTTGGAAGAAGCTTCGTCGTTCATGCTGCTAGTGTCCGCTGTGGTAAGGGTGCCCGGCAAGGATGGTGAAGGCGCGATAGATCTGCTCCGCCAACACCAGCCGGGCGAGCTGATGCGGCAGCGTCATTCGCCCAAGGGACAGAGTGAGATCGGCCAGCTTCAGCGTCTCGGGCGACCAGCCGTCCGGAGGTCCAATGGCCAGAAGAGCACGGCGTTTGCCGCCATCCCTTGCTCCGCCCAGCGCGGCCGCAAACTCCTCTGAGGTCAGCAGCTTCCCCCGGCTGTCGAGCAGCACCAGAAGTACGGCGCCTTCCTTCTGCTCGCGCTCCACCCGTTCCAGGAACTCCCGCTCCGTCTTCAGGGCAAGCTCTTCCACCGGAGCATAGCGGGAGGTCCTCTTCAGGTACTCGCCTGCCAGACTGTCGATCGCGCGGTCAGAACCAGCC
This genomic window from Terriglobus albidus contains:
- a CDS encoding zinc-dependent metalloprotease — translated: MIRSRIRRGVSAVLLLTALPGIAQRRATGSDAPNAAGPVPTIAQRTASLEKKDGFFPIYYEAKTAHLFLEIREWNKQFLYAKHSASGTGAGVNRGAIQQGQVVHFSRIGPKVMLAAENERWITKSGEPAQEEAFRDGFPQSIIGGFTIAAEDENGAVLVDATDFLMRDALGYASRLGTGFRLDSSRSSIIEEHTKNFPKNTEIETLLTFGKEPAGGFGFGGGEGASGLAAVSPDANNVSLSIRQSLIELPDGNYKPRLWDQRAGQLVNTVYSDWSKPLGESRETHLITRFRLVKKNPSAEVSDPVEPIRYYVDRGAPEPIRTALLEGARWWSDAFLAAGFSNAFKVELLPEGADPYDIRYNVIMWVPEEQRGYSNGACIYDPRTGESIKCEVTLTTGRERQDYLITEALLSPYKNGDKPDPQQLAMVLQRMRHLAAHESGHTIGLGHNHASSAFGLGGSVDDYPFPNIQLDAKGNIDLTHAYQPGLGEWDKLTVNYLYHQFPPSYTPAQEKAGLEKILQDGMKKGMYFMTDNGPSTVHPHSSQWDNGPDSAKELDRLWKVRSVAMKNFSDAAIKPGRPMAELEDTLVPVYLIHRYQVEAAAQSIAGEDWRYAVRGDGQQVAPMVSPEAQRAALKSILATLNPAELTLPESIVALMPPRPPSLPRTRESFTGYAGDAFDPVAPVRAAATITLDALLDPERVVRLTQFHARDAKMPSLTELVDATIDATWKVPAQTGLAEESKFAIDYAVLEHLQALSTSSDATPEVKGIAQQAIAKLRSYAADQAKNESLSPEAKAFYAAAFAPTGGGAGGARGGAAAPAVTPAPGPGARRPSGDHNQIPAGAPI
- a CDS encoding heme-binding domain-containing protein, which gives rise to MRFLTGTGIVLLLIGGAMQAYHPKLESPPVTAEIQAPDNVKQILRQRCYSCHSNETKLPWYDNLAPAYWIVRSDVLEAREHLNFSTIGAKAEAVQRGMLFESVNTVQLGSMPLPRYLAVHRDAGVTPDELATLRHYLETPPAQASAPAPAAAADTQFQHWIASNGKPMQAEPDMQVQPEWNGVPFLPEYKNWKPVSSTERWDNHTMRQILGNDIALKAIADGKIDNWPDGTVFAKVAWLQQPDGKGGITTGAFQQVELMIKDSKKYASAEGWGWGRWRGDDLKPYGKDAAFQNECISCHEPVAHSDHVYTMPIGGAQ
- the obgE gene encoding GTPase ObgE, giving the protein MFIDEAKIRVKAGDGGNGCMAFRREKFVPRGGPSGGDGGHGGDVYMTSSASHNTLVHFRFNPEYKAGRGTHGEGSNCSGAAGKPITLKVPIGTQVYDEETGALVHDFTHVNETICIARGGRGGRGNQHFATSTHQAPLEHELGRSGEERHYRLELKLLADAGLVGYPNVGKSTLISRLSAAKPKIANYPFTTLEPNLGVVKIGEYPHTSSFTIADVPGLIEGASQGAGLGIQFLRHIERTSVLVHLVDVSDGSGRENPVDDFKTITKELAEFGHGLDSKPTIIVATKMDAANPEKLKKLQAYAKRRKLPFYAISAVTGEGLDPLKYAIAKLVDEHRPDPASEADYVAPTLPKPFPPPPPSARSR
- a CDS encoding TonB-dependent receptor; protein product: MSKLRGFLSLASAAILGVSLNAVAQSTTQGAIAGTVFDTTDAVVSNAKITIHNDGTNQDVVLTSESSGEYRAPLLPPGTYTVTVDMAGFAASKTTQVVVQVGQVTTLNPHLSAGKTEQTVEVVADIPAIDFASATYGGHLSNTEIENIPINNRRWSSLALVTPGVTNDASGFGLLSFRAISAVLNNVQIDGTDDNQAFFGEERGRTRAGYSTSQVAVREFQVNTGVYSAEYGRAVGGVVNSVTKSGTNSLHGEVYFYHRNDKLSSINPKVNFPSFNTSTGKTDLIPFRPKDKRNQFGFGVGGALIKDKLFWFYAFDEFRRNFPGVAVAADPTSFFNTALPAGLAARGVTQARFTSALNELATELGQVPRYGNQNINTPKLDWQITPKHHVSFLYHRLRWDSPGGVQTQAAVSYARDSFGTDFVKLDYGVAKLDSLISSKMTNELRYMYGRELNWEGQQPYTDYSKSHFTGTNGNVPAVGVFTSVGFNAGSQYYSYRTSYPDERKWQIGDTASYSFGKHTLRFGTDILQNYDVFNNLYQSNGSYSYGSIANFLADIIVPNGACASSTGSTPAFAAANATTVYPCYSSINQGLGRPNFDLKTIDYGFFAQDDWKLSPNLTLNLGVRYDYESIPAPYSFAITAPQTAQHPSDKNNIAPRIGFAYDPFGRGKTVVRGGFGLYYGRVPNGVLLNTYANTGSTNAQAAFTYYNTSGVKLPNILGSGNPPSNPSIFYLANNLQNPYAEQFDLTVQQDLGKNNVLTLAYMGSLGRELPNYLNYNLDPTQTFTQSYTVTGSGNCGPLACGTVLTSKVYANRFVSSSGTKFNTLNPTYNAITGVLSNVNSSYNALTVDITRRSGKWLSYDANYTWAHALDYSQNQFTTAGANNWYDPYANPRSNYGNSSLNIRHRLVGWAIFNIPGRKDDTGLGYLTNGWSIKPLIQAQTGLPYSAGVSGTGPNQSSGCAATTATTGCLVPYSSGLGGTGVTYIPQLGRNSFYMPRAIVIDARLQKDFKLHEKYTFQLMAEGFNLANHQNVTGVGSTAYNMGSGTTTLTYQATSFGIPSSSGVNSNYAYQVRQFQFSGRIVF
- a CDS encoding SRPBCC family protein, which gives rise to MPTVAQENQIIESRVLRAPRELVFRMFTEAEHVSHWWGPRGFRTHTTLMDVRPGGLWTHTMIGPDGTEYPNEVRYEIVDAPEKLVYEHINDPLFRATITFTEKSAQETEVLFVMDFLDVRLRNAVAERGAVEGLQDTLARFEEVLSTYTGEEFVLTRELSAPRELVYRSWTEPERLEKWFGPVGTKLIIKRADIREGGHFVYGMQLPDGNTMWGRWTFRDLTPFSRIVLVTSFVDENEQPIAPPMAKDFPIEMLSTTTFEERGGKTLVTLRSRAMYASPAQQQTFAGFFQSMEQGWGGTFGQLIAYLEREQG
- a CDS encoding 23S rRNA (pseudouridine(1915)-N(3))-methyltransferase RlmH produces the protein MKLTLVTVSAGSDRAIDSLAGEYLKRTSRYAPVEELALKTEREFLERVEREQKEGAVLLVLLDSRGKLLTSEEFAAALGGARDGGKRRALLAIGPPDGWSPETLKLADLTLSLGRMTLPHQLARLVLAEQIYRAFTILAGHPYHSGH
- the cobO gene encoding cob(I)yrinic acid a,c-diamide adenosyltransferase, giving the protein MNDEASSKRGLILINTGPGKGKTTAALGTALRAAGNGMRVLVLQFLKGSWHHGEQDSIATFGEDFQIKQLGRGFVKVGGAETDPEDIRMVEEGWAQAREAILSGDWDLVVLDEINYVISYGMLAPEPVVETLLQRPEMVHVILTGRNAHKSLVEIADTVTEMREVKHAYQKGILAQRGIEF